In a single window of the Magnolia sinica isolate HGM2019 chromosome 7, MsV1, whole genome shotgun sequence genome:
- the LOC131251402 gene encoding chloride channel protein CLC-d-like isoform X3 encodes MVKWFFSLFTGIGTGLAAIFINLAVENFAGWKFAATFKIIQSSYIAGFIVYILINLALVLSYVFIVTQFALAAARSGIPEIKGYLSGINTPGLLFRTLIGKLFGSISSVGGGLALGKEGPLVHTGACIASLVGQV; translated from the exons ATGGTGAAATGGTTCTTTTCATTGTTCACTGGCATCG GTACTGGATTAGCTGCCATTTTTATCAATCTAGCTGTTGAGAACTTCGCTGGCTGGAAGTTTGCTGCAACCTTCAAAATAATACAGAGCTCGTACATTGCGGGTTTCATTGTGTACATATTGATCAACCTGGCTTTGGTTTTATCTTATGTGTTTATTGTCACACAATTTGCACTGGCAGCGGCAAGATCTGGCATTCCCGAAATTAAGGGGTACTTGAGCG GCATTAATACACCTGGACTCCTTTTTAGAACTTTGATTGGAAAG TTATTTGGAAGCATTAGTTCAGTGGGAGGCGGGCTTGCTTTGGGTAAGGAAGGCCCTCTTGTTCACACTGGTGCTTGTATTGCTTCTTTAGTTGGACAA GTGTAA
- the LOC131251402 gene encoding chloride channel protein CLC-d-like isoform X1: MVKWFFSLFTGIGTGLAAIFINLAVENFAGWKFAATFKIIQSSYIAGFIVYILINLALVLSYVFIVTQFALAAARSGIPEIKGYLSGINTPGLLFRTLIGKLFGSISSVGGGLALGKEGPLVHTGACIASLVGQIIEVCLISLITSVISFGW; encoded by the exons ATGGTGAAATGGTTCTTTTCATTGTTCACTGGCATCG GTACTGGATTAGCTGCCATTTTTATCAATCTAGCTGTTGAGAACTTCGCTGGCTGGAAGTTTGCTGCAACCTTCAAAATAATACAGAGCTCGTACATTGCGGGTTTCATTGTGTACATATTGATCAACCTGGCTTTGGTTTTATCTTATGTGTTTATTGTCACACAATTTGCACTGGCAGCGGCAAGATCTGGCATTCCCGAAATTAAGGGGTACTTGAGCG GCATTAATACACCTGGACTCCTTTTTAGAACTTTGATTGGAAAG TTATTTGGAAGCATTAGTTCAGTGGGAGGCGGGCTTGCTTTGGGTAAGGAAGGCCCTCTTGTTCACACTGGTGCTTGTATTGCTTCTTTAGTTGGACAA ATTATTGAAGTGTGCCTTATATCTTTGATAACCTCAGTCATTTCCTTTGGATGGTAG
- the LOC131251402 gene encoding chloride channel protein CLC-d-like isoform X5, which yields MVKWFFSLFTGIGTGLAAIFINLAVENFAGWKFAATFKIIQSSYIAGFIVYILINLALVLSYVFIVTQFALAAARSGIPEIKGYLSGINTPGLLFRTLIGKLFGSISSVGGGLALDY from the exons ATGGTGAAATGGTTCTTTTCATTGTTCACTGGCATCG GTACTGGATTAGCTGCCATTTTTATCAATCTAGCTGTTGAGAACTTCGCTGGCTGGAAGTTTGCTGCAACCTTCAAAATAATACAGAGCTCGTACATTGCGGGTTTCATTGTGTACATATTGATCAACCTGGCTTTGGTTTTATCTTATGTGTTTATTGTCACACAATTTGCACTGGCAGCGGCAAGATCTGGCATTCCCGAAATTAAGGGGTACTTGAGCG GCATTAATACACCTGGACTCCTTTTTAGAACTTTGATTGGAAAG TTATTTGGAAGCATTAGTTCAGTGGGAGGCGGGCTTGCTTTGG ATTATTGA